One Longimicrobium sp. genomic window carries:
- a CDS encoding tetratricopeptide repeat protein: MQVERELPAPTAAAGRVIVLEAPRGSSRRRVLTEWIGRAGGEAGGARLLPCDVSENGLWAGVNTLLGGVLPLAEAHDPALLEKHAREIAAVLPTLKRTLGVESTLTESAVGVEAVRNYAMDRAYRIPHGIIDLLDTLSRVAPSHPARVLACDDYDRAGALVRRFFRELVRRRGREFGLTLLLAVEPGGAAEALEQIGDRLPASVVRLDLAPDRVVPRTPAEMTRLARELEEQIKRNFEEMEDRIPELIRYWLESEFPENAPTWQAFALGRYNHRGFYEDALRFADPVLANLATLGTGVGYYTRWNLVGSIFGCLVAAGQPERAHEVVRSEALEKITDPTDRARVCYIMAMLHARFLPERDPDKAEHYLLEALALLDAPSIVPETRHFLRVFLNNGLALVRHRQGRPAEAVELCRAGFDQLEEYVPGDRHRLHRSVLLYNIAQVYTATRDYEKAIEYFRGAMEMDPNYSEYFNERGNVLLKLGRYDEAIRDYHEAIRLSPPYAEVWTNLGQCFRRLGRMQEAEAAYARAIDLDPGVKLAHAGRAHALDVLGRTDEALEEYDAALALDPAQAVLLSNRAALLYRAGRLAESLADLDRAVALEPSNPVLYRNRAAALADLERADDAACDLERYLELMPSAPDRAEVEQRLAAFRGSAVPV; this comes from the coding sequence ATGCAAGTGGAGCGAGAGCTGCCCGCCCCCACGGCCGCCGCCGGCCGCGTGATCGTGCTGGAAGCGCCCCGCGGCAGCAGCCGCCGCCGGGTCCTGACGGAGTGGATCGGCCGCGCCGGCGGAGAGGCCGGCGGCGCCCGGCTCCTCCCCTGCGACGTCAGCGAGAACGGGCTCTGGGCGGGGGTCAACACCCTGCTGGGCGGCGTGCTTCCCCTGGCCGAGGCGCACGACCCCGCGCTGCTGGAGAAGCACGCACGCGAGATCGCGGCGGTTCTCCCCACGCTGAAGCGAACGCTGGGCGTCGAGTCCACCCTCACCGAATCGGCCGTGGGCGTCGAGGCGGTGCGGAACTACGCGATGGACCGCGCCTACCGCATCCCGCACGGGATCATCGACCTGCTCGACACCCTCTCGCGCGTGGCCCCGTCGCACCCGGCGCGGGTGCTGGCGTGCGACGACTACGACCGTGCCGGCGCGCTGGTGCGCCGCTTCTTCCGCGAGCTGGTGCGCCGCCGCGGGCGCGAGTTCGGGCTGACCCTGCTGCTGGCCGTGGAGCCCGGCGGCGCGGCCGAGGCGCTCGAGCAGATCGGCGACCGCCTCCCGGCCAGCGTGGTGCGCCTGGACCTTGCCCCGGACCGGGTGGTTCCGCGCACGCCCGCGGAGATGACGCGCCTGGCACGGGAGCTCGAGGAGCAGATCAAGCGGAACTTCGAGGAGATGGAGGACCGCATCCCGGAGCTGATCCGGTACTGGCTGGAGAGCGAGTTCCCCGAGAACGCGCCGACCTGGCAGGCGTTCGCCCTGGGGCGCTACAACCATCGCGGCTTCTACGAAGACGCGCTGCGCTTCGCCGACCCGGTGCTGGCGAACCTGGCCACGCTGGGAACGGGCGTCGGGTACTACACGCGCTGGAACCTGGTGGGGAGCATCTTCGGCTGCCTGGTGGCCGCGGGGCAGCCCGAGCGCGCCCACGAGGTGGTGCGGAGCGAGGCCCTGGAGAAGATCACCGACCCCACCGACCGTGCGCGGGTCTGCTACATCATGGCCATGCTGCACGCCCGCTTCCTTCCCGAGCGCGACCCCGACAAGGCCGAGCACTACCTCCTCGAGGCGCTGGCGCTGCTCGACGCACCCTCCATCGTTCCCGAGACCCGGCACTTCCTGCGCGTCTTCCTGAACAACGGGCTGGCGCTGGTCCGCCACCGGCAGGGCCGCCCCGCCGAGGCCGTGGAGCTCTGCCGCGCGGGGTTCGACCAGCTCGAGGAGTACGTCCCGGGCGACCGGCACCGGCTGCACCGCTCGGTGCTGCTCTACAACATCGCCCAGGTCTACACCGCCACCCGCGACTACGAGAAGGCGATCGAGTACTTCCGCGGCGCCATGGAGATGGACCCCAACTACTCGGAGTACTTCAACGAGCGGGGGAACGTGCTCCTGAAGCTGGGCCGGTACGACGAGGCGATCCGCGACTACCACGAGGCCATCCGCCTGAGCCCGCCCTACGCCGAGGTGTGGACCAACCTGGGCCAGTGCTTCCGCCGGCTGGGGCGCATGCAGGAGGCCGAGGCGGCCTACGCGCGGGCGATCGACCTGGACCCGGGGGTGAAGCTGGCGCACGCCGGCCGGGCGCACGCGCTGGACGTGCTGGGCCGCACCGACGAGGCGCTGGAGGAGTACGACGCCGCGCTCGCGCTCGATCCGGCGCAGGCGGTGCTCCTCTCGAACCGGGCGGCGCTCCTCTACCGCGCCGGGCGCCTGGCCGAGTCGCTGGCCGACCTGGACCGCGCCGTGGCGCTGGAGCCGTCGAACCCGGTGCTGTACCGCAACCGCGCGGCCGCGCTGGCCGACCTGGAGCGCGCCGACGACGCCGCGTGCGACCTGGAGCGCTACCTCGAGCTGATGCCCTCCGCGCCCGACCGCGCCGAGGTGGAGCAGCGCCTGGCCGCCTTCCGCGGCTCGGCCGTGCCGGTCTGA
- a CDS encoding thymidine kinase, with protein MRDVTLYQGDGQGWVEVITGVMFSGKSEELIRRVRRALIARRRVQVFKSALDDRYHGIGHVSSHDGTGVDAVPVRSSLEVAQRVHPQTQVIAIDEAQFLDDGIVDVISALADRGARVIVAGIDMDFRGEPFGPMPRILALAEAVDKLHAICMVCGASATRNQRLVNGEPAPYEGPVVQVGGHESYEARCRRCHQVPSAGRYQMDLLEAIEAEPVEARVLTIDSLRKRA; from the coding sequence TTGAGAGACGTCACGCTCTACCAGGGCGACGGCCAGGGCTGGGTCGAGGTCATCACCGGCGTGATGTTCTCGGGCAAGTCCGAGGAGCTGATCCGCCGCGTACGCCGCGCGCTGATCGCGCGCCGCCGCGTGCAGGTGTTCAAGTCCGCCCTCGACGACCGCTATCACGGCATCGGCCACGTCAGCTCGCACGACGGCACCGGCGTGGACGCCGTGCCCGTGCGCTCCAGCCTGGAGGTGGCGCAGCGGGTCCATCCGCAGACGCAGGTCATCGCCATCGACGAGGCGCAGTTCCTGGACGACGGGATCGTCGACGTGATCAGCGCGCTGGCCGACCGCGGCGCGCGGGTGATCGTGGCGGGGATCGACATGGACTTCCGCGGCGAGCCGTTCGGGCCCATGCCGCGCATCCTGGCGCTGGCCGAGGCGGTGGACAAGCTGCACGCCATCTGCATGGTCTGCGGGGCGTCGGCTACGCGCAACCAGCGGCTGGTGAACGGCGAGCCGGCGCCGTACGAGGGCCCGGTGGTGCAGGTGGGCGGGCACGAGAGCTACGAGGCGCGCTGCCGTCGGTGCCACCAGGTGCCGAGCGCCGGCCGCTACCAGATGGACCTGCTCGAGGCCATCGAGGCCGAGCCCGTGGAGGCGCGCGTGCTGACCATCGACAGCCTGCGCAAGCGCGCATAG
- a CDS encoding signal peptidase II: protein MADSTHPISPVHRHFRLTPRDARPNRRAADREPMRGWIPAGLIALAVALLDWAVKYLVARSVPLGVLREVVPNRVAFWHVRNPAMVLGLWGNLPLASRMVIAAGAAVLGAVLLLEIVQRGHRLPRGQRGWAWAFAGLMMGGMLGNLGERVVHWGVTDYLSIHWAGLWLPPGNVADVALILSMLLAVPVMVFELMGRARRGKRPLRVASEMGD, encoded by the coding sequence GTGGCCGATTCGACCCACCCGATCTCCCCCGTTCACCGACATTTCCGCCTCACCCCACGCGACGCCCGGCCGAACCGTCGCGCGGCCGACCGCGAGCCGATGCGCGGCTGGATCCCCGCCGGATTGATCGCGCTCGCCGTGGCGCTGCTCGACTGGGCGGTAAAGTACCTCGTCGCGCGCAGCGTCCCGCTCGGCGTGCTGCGCGAGGTCGTCCCCAACCGCGTGGCGTTCTGGCACGTGCGCAACCCGGCCATGGTGCTGGGGCTTTGGGGCAACCTGCCGCTGGCCTCGCGGATGGTGATCGCGGCGGGCGCGGCGGTGCTGGGCGCCGTGCTGCTGCTGGAGATCGTGCAGCGCGGGCATCGCCTGCCGCGTGGCCAGCGCGGGTGGGCGTGGGCCTTCGCGGGACTGATGATGGGCGGGATGCTGGGGAACCTGGGCGAGCGCGTGGTGCACTGGGGCGTGACCGACTACCTGTCGATCCACTGGGCCGGCCTCTGGCTGCCGCCCGGCAACGTGGCCGACGTGGCGCTGATCCTGTCGATGCTTCTGGCAGTCCCCGTGATGGTTTTCGAGCTGATGGGCCGCGCGCGCCGCGGCAAGCGCCCGCTGCGGGTGGCGTCGGAGATGGGCGACTGA
- a CDS encoding signal peptidase II gives MSPSNHPIRRAARRALGHRRARVEPERSPGRRAADREPMRGWIPTALIALGVALLDWTTKFLIALNIPLDDLREVIPGRLAFWHVRNPAMVLGLWENFPLGTRKVIAVVAAVLGAVVLLQILGRGHRFPRRHRAWAWVFIGLVLGGMLGNLGERVVHWGVTDYISLRWGDYWLPPGNLADIALFLSMPLSIPVILFELIGRSRRGKDPLAEPAAVEAATGD, from the coding sequence GTGAGCCCTTCGAACCACCCGATCCGCAGAGCCGCGAGGCGGGCGCTGGGGCATCGCCGGGCGCGGGTCGAGCCCGAGCGCTCGCCCGGGCGGCGCGCGGCGGACCGCGAGCCGATGCGCGGCTGGATTCCCACCGCGCTGATCGCGCTGGGCGTGGCGCTGCTGGACTGGACGACCAAGTTCCTCATCGCCCTCAACATTCCGCTCGACGACCTGCGCGAGGTGATCCCCGGGCGGCTGGCGTTCTGGCACGTGCGCAACCCCGCCATGGTGCTGGGGCTGTGGGAGAACTTCCCGCTGGGCACGCGCAAGGTGATCGCCGTCGTGGCCGCGGTGCTGGGCGCCGTCGTGCTGCTGCAGATCCTGGGACGCGGCCACCGCTTCCCGCGCCGGCACCGGGCGTGGGCGTGGGTGTTCATCGGGCTGGTGCTGGGCGGGATGCTGGGGAACCTGGGCGAGCGCGTGGTGCACTGGGGCGTCACGGACTACATCTCCCTGCGCTGGGGCGACTACTGGCTGCCGCCGGGGAACCTGGCCGACATCGCGCTCTTCCTGTCGATGCCGCTCTCCATCCCCGTGATCCTGTTCGAGCTGATCGGCCGCTCGCGCCGCGGCAAGGACCCGCTCGCCGAGCCCGCGGCGGTGGAGGCGGCTACGGGCGACTGA
- the tgt gene encoding tRNA guanosine(34) transglycosylase Tgt has protein sequence MNRLRTGTLFEFEVQATEGAARAGVLTLPHGQVRTPVFMPVGTQATVKTLTPEEVEALGAQIILGNTYHLYLRPGHEVVREMGGLHRFQGWTKPILTDSGGFQVFSLSDISTIAEDGVEFQSHIDGSRHLFTPERVMEIERALGADIIMAFDQCPPGQSSREVATEAYERTLRWLARCRTAFERITAEDDEPRQTLFPIVQGGIHPELRIASARGTLDSGDWHGIAIGGLSVGEPKPVMYEMIDVVRPELPDRLPRYLMGVGYPDDLLEAIGRGIDMFDCVAPTRNGRNGAVWITAEGQVNIKQRRFLTDAGPLDPDCGCYTCTRYTRAYLRHLFVAGEALSMRLLSIHNLHFLVNLATQAREHILAGDYGSWSRAWLDRFSAGKAASMARG, from the coding sequence GTGAACCGACTCCGGACCGGGACCCTGTTCGAGTTCGAGGTACAGGCGACGGAAGGCGCCGCGCGCGCCGGCGTGCTCACGCTGCCGCACGGGCAGGTGCGCACGCCGGTGTTCATGCCCGTGGGCACGCAGGCCACGGTCAAGACGCTGACCCCCGAAGAGGTGGAGGCGCTCGGCGCGCAGATCATCCTGGGGAACACCTACCACCTCTATCTCCGCCCCGGGCACGAGGTGGTGCGCGAGATGGGCGGGCTGCACCGCTTCCAGGGGTGGACGAAGCCGATCCTGACCGACTCGGGCGGCTTCCAGGTGTTCAGCTTGAGCGACATCAGCACCATCGCCGAGGACGGGGTGGAGTTCCAGAGCCACATCGACGGCTCGCGCCACCTGTTCACCCCCGAGCGGGTGATGGAGATCGAGCGGGCGCTGGGGGCCGACATCATCATGGCCTTCGACCAGTGCCCGCCCGGCCAGTCGAGCCGCGAGGTGGCCACGGAGGCGTACGAGCGCACGCTGCGCTGGCTGGCGCGCTGCCGCACGGCGTTCGAGCGCATCACCGCGGAGGACGACGAGCCGCGGCAGACGCTCTTCCCGATCGTGCAGGGCGGCATCCACCCGGAGCTGCGCATCGCCTCGGCGCGGGGGACGCTGGACAGCGGCGACTGGCACGGAATTGCCATCGGCGGGCTGAGCGTGGGCGAGCCGAAGCCGGTGATGTACGAGATGATCGACGTGGTGCGCCCCGAGCTGCCGGACCGGCTCCCGCGCTACCTGATGGGCGTGGGGTACCCGGACGACCTGCTCGAGGCGATCGGGCGCGGCATCGACATGTTCGACTGCGTGGCGCCCACGCGGAACGGGCGCAACGGCGCGGTGTGGATCACCGCCGAGGGGCAGGTGAACATCAAGCAGCGCCGCTTCCTGACCGACGCGGGGCCGCTGGACCCCGACTGCGGCTGCTACACCTGCACGCGCTACACCCGGGCGTATCTCCGCCACCTGTTCGTGGCGGGCGAGGCGCTGAGCATGCGGCTGCTGTCGATCCACAACCTGCACTTCCTGGTGAACCTGGCCACGCAGGCGCGCGAGCACATCCTGGCGGGCGACTACGGGAGCTGGAGCCGCGCCTGGCTGGACCGGTTCAGCGCCGGGAAAGCGGCGTCGATGGCGCGGGGGTAG
- the yajC gene encoding preprotein translocase subunit YajC — translation MDIATLMLAQSQGANPLGTLIFPIAILAIFYFILIVPQRRQLKEHQNLVAALQKGDQVVTAGGLVGEITGIKDDVVQLRTGSSTVLVEKSRIVKRTGGAGADKPAAGN, via the coding sequence ATGGACATCGCGACGCTGATGCTGGCGCAGTCACAGGGAGCCAACCCGCTGGGGACGCTCATCTTCCCCATCGCCATCCTCGCCATCTTCTACTTCATCCTGATCGTCCCCCAGCGGCGGCAGCTGAAGGAGCACCAGAACCTGGTGGCCGCGCTGCAGAAGGGCGACCAGGTGGTCACCGCGGGCGGGCTGGTGGGCGAGATCACGGGGATCAAGGACGACGTGGTGCAGCTGCGCACCGGCTCGTCGACCGTGCTGGTGGAGAAGAGCCGCATCGTCAAGCGCACCGGGGGCGCCGGGGCCGACAAGCCGGCCGCGGGGAACTGA
- the def gene encoding peptide deformylase → MPLLKIELLGSDVLRRRADEVEAAGTDAELDRLIDDMFETMYDARGIGLAAPQIGLSRRLIVVDVGDESGKDVGPFALFNPRILESSADTEKQEEGCLSIPGVTGSVERPYSVVVEGLDRKGEPVRIEAEAMLARCLQHEIDHLDGVLFIDRMSPLKRNMVLRKYRKQAAS, encoded by the coding sequence ATGCCGCTGCTGAAGATCGAGCTGCTGGGCTCGGACGTGCTGCGCCGCCGCGCCGACGAGGTGGAGGCGGCGGGGACCGACGCCGAGCTCGACAGGCTCATCGACGACATGTTCGAGACCATGTACGACGCCCGGGGGATCGGCCTGGCGGCGCCGCAGATCGGCCTGTCCAGGCGCCTGATCGTGGTGGACGTGGGCGACGAGTCGGGGAAGGACGTGGGCCCGTTCGCGCTCTTCAACCCGCGCATCCTCGAATCCAGCGCCGACACCGAGAAGCAGGAGGAGGGGTGCCTCAGCATCCCCGGCGTCACCGGCTCGGTCGAGCGGCCGTACAGCGTGGTGGTGGAGGGGCTGGACCGGAAGGGCGAGCCGGTCCGCATCGAGGCCGAGGCCATGCTGGCGCGCTGCCTCCAGCACGAGATCGACCACCTCGACGGCGTGCTGTTCATCGACCGGATGTCGCCGCTCAAGCGCAACATGGTGCTGCGCAAGTACCGCAAGCAGGCCGCCTCGTGA
- the fmt gene encoding methionyl-tRNA formyltransferase: protein MRIVFWGTPEFALPALRALGDEGHDVAAVVTQPDRPAGRGRAVTPSCVKEEAEREGIPVLQPEKARGDDFIAELRALDADLSVVVAYGQILRPEVLAVPRLGSINIHGSLLPELRGAAPVQWAIIRGLETTGVTIMRMDAGLDSGPMLLRVEEPIEPDESACELAGRLAEIGAEALVEALALLEAGQLVQELQDDAKATYAPKLTREMARIDWAKPAAEVSRWIRGLDDVPGAWSPLGSRGPVKLFRPRVEGAGGEPGTVLEADDNEAGVLIACGDGAVRVREVQPPGKRRMNAAEWVRGRGVAAGDRFGVEA from the coding sequence GTGAGGATCGTCTTCTGGGGGACCCCGGAGTTCGCGCTTCCCGCGCTGCGTGCCCTCGGAGACGAGGGGCACGACGTGGCCGCGGTGGTCACCCAGCCCGACCGTCCGGCCGGACGCGGCCGCGCGGTCACCCCGTCGTGCGTGAAGGAGGAGGCGGAGCGCGAGGGCATTCCCGTCCTCCAGCCCGAGAAGGCGCGGGGGGACGATTTCATCGCCGAGCTGCGCGCGCTCGACGCGGACCTCTCGGTCGTGGTCGCCTACGGGCAGATCCTGAGGCCCGAGGTGCTGGCGGTGCCGCGGCTGGGATCGATCAACATCCACGGGTCGCTCCTTCCCGAGCTGCGGGGCGCGGCGCCGGTGCAGTGGGCCATCATCCGAGGGCTGGAGACCACCGGCGTCACCATCATGCGCATGGACGCGGGGCTGGACTCCGGCCCCATGCTGCTGCGCGTGGAGGAGCCCATCGAGCCCGACGAGAGCGCGTGCGAGCTGGCCGGGCGGCTGGCGGAGATCGGCGCCGAGGCGCTGGTCGAGGCGCTGGCGCTGCTCGAGGCCGGGCAGCTGGTGCAGGAGCTCCAGGACGACGCGAAGGCTACCTATGCGCCCAAGCTCACGCGCGAGATGGCGCGCATCGACTGGGCGAAGCCGGCGGCCGAGGTGTCGCGCTGGATCCGCGGGCTCGACGACGTCCCCGGCGCGTGGAGCCCGCTCGGCAGCCGCGGCCCGGTGAAGCTCTTCCGCCCGCGCGTCGAGGGCGCCGGCGGCGAGCCGGGAACGGTGCTGGAGGCGGACGACAACGAGGCGGGCGTGCTGATCGCCTGCGGCGACGGCGCGGTGCGCGTGCGCGAGGTGCAGCCGCCCGGCAAGCGGCGGATGAACGCCGCCGAGTGGGTACGCGGGCGCGGCGTGGCCGCGGGCGACCGCTTCGGCGTTGAGGCCTGA
- a CDS encoding thiamine phosphate synthase produces MRPDRIPPLHAVTDDEVAARGDFLARAGEVLAAGGRDVALHLRAPGMAGARMFDLAERLRKMARASGSLLIVNDRVDVAMAAGADGVQLGARSLAVADARRIAAEMQIIGASVHSLDEARRAMEDGADWLLAGTIYATASHPGRGGAGIGLIEEIAALGRPVIAIGGVTPARVPELRRAGAAGIAAIRGIWNDPSPGEATRRYIDAWQS; encoded by the coding sequence TTGAGGCCTGACCGCATCCCCCCGCTCCACGCCGTCACCGACGACGAGGTGGCCGCGCGGGGGGATTTCCTCGCCAGGGCGGGGGAGGTGCTCGCCGCCGGCGGCCGGGACGTCGCCCTGCATCTCCGCGCGCCGGGGATGGCGGGGGCGCGGATGTTCGACCTCGCGGAGCGGCTGAGGAAGATGGCGCGCGCGTCCGGCTCGCTGCTGATCGTCAACGACCGCGTGGACGTGGCGATGGCGGCCGGCGCGGACGGCGTCCAGCTCGGTGCACGCAGCCTCGCCGTCGCCGACGCGCGGAGGATCGCGGCGGAGATGCAAATCATCGGCGCCTCCGTGCACTCGCTCGACGAGGCGCGCAGGGCGATGGAGGACGGCGCCGACTGGCTGCTCGCAGGGACGATCTACGCGACCGCCTCGCACCCGGGCCGCGGCGGGGCAGGGATCGGGCTGATCGAGGAGATCGCCGCGCTCGGACGGCCGGTCATCGCCATCGGCGGGGTGACGCCGGCGCGGGTGCCGGAACTGCGCCGGGCGGGCGCGGCCGGCATCGCGGCCATCCGCGGCATCTGGAACGACCCGTCGCCCGGCGAGGCGACACGACGATACATCGACGCATGGCAGAGCTAG
- the thiS gene encoding sulfur carrier protein ThiS, which yields MAELDTAAAIAVRVNGDEREVPAGLSVAGLLEHLGLHPRMVVVERNGDILRRDALDGVPVEPGDRFELVHFVGGG from the coding sequence ATGGCAGAGCTAGATACGGCCGCCGCGATCGCGGTGCGCGTGAACGGCGACGAGCGCGAGGTGCCCGCAGGGCTGAGCGTGGCCGGGCTGCTGGAGCACCTGGGCCTGCATCCGCGCATGGTGGTGGTGGAGCGCAACGGCGACATCCTCCGCCGCGACGCCCTCGACGGCGTGCCCGTGGAGCCGGGCGACCGCTTCGAGCTGGTGCACTTCGTCGGCGGAGGGTGA